GGCTGGAAATTCATTTGCTGCAATAGTAGCATTTTGAATTGTATATGATATTTTAGAAGAGATCCCAATATAGACAATATCTCGACCTTCTTCAATTAGATCGTAGAATATGTCAATAAAGTTGCTAACTGTAGGAGGGGCGGTTTTAGGTAATATTCCTCGTTTTGTAACCTCTTTGAATAATTGATCTGTATTTATGTCTAATAAATCTTTATATTTATCATCCTCGAAAATAACGTGTAGTGGAATGACCTTGATTTCATATTGCTCTAATAATTCTTCTGTCAAATCACAAGTACTATCAGTTAGTATAGTTACTTTATTATTCATATAAAGCCTCCAAAAACATAGTATTAAGTTAATACTATTTTATCGTAATAATCATTTAATGTAAACAGTTGTTGAGAATTACATAGGATTGTAGTTTTTTGTAGAGAGGAGGCAACGTACTTACTGACTTATTAGGATTGATACTATAAAATCTTTCAAAAAGAATACAGTTTTATCAACACTACTACTGTTATTCTACTTCTTTTTATATGAACTTTTCAATGAAACACTTCTGTTAAACACAAGTAAATCATTATTGGTTACGGATAATTTAGAATCCTTGACAAAATATCCATGCCGAATAAATTGAAAGTGAGTAAAGTGATCAAAATCTAGTATTGCTGGTTCAATCACTGCCTTATTAATTTCTACAGAATTTGGGTTTATAATATCCAGTATATTATCAGAGTCAGGAAGATCACTGAATAAATCATTATAAATTCTAACTTCACTTTTTACTCCATAGTCTTCACTTACCCAATGAATGGTTCCTTTAACTTTTCTTCCGGTGAAACCAGTGCCACTTTTCGTTTCTTTGTCATAGGTACAGTGTAACTCTATAACTTTTCCATTCTCATCTTTAATCACTTCATTGCATTTTATAAAATAAGCATGCTTTAATCGTACTTCCTTACCTTGTACTAAGCGTTTAAACTTTTTAGGTGGATGTTCACTAAAATCATCACGTTCTATAAACAGCGTTTTTGTAAACGGTATTCTTCTTGATCCTAGTTCACTATTACTAGGGTTATTAGTTGCATCTAAGTATTCTTTATAATCATCCGGCAAGTTAGTAATCACTACTTTAAGAGGACTTAGAACCGACATGATCGCTGGCACTTTAGGTTTTAAATCTTGACGGAGTGTTTGTTCTAACATAGAGAAATCAATCATACTCTTACCTTTTGATACACCAACTTCATTTAAAAACTTTAATATTGCATCCTTTGTATATCCTCTTCTCCTTAACCCTTGCAAAGTTGCTAAACGAGGGTCATCCCACCCATCTACAATTTTATGTTCCACAAGTGTTCGTAGATGTCGTTTGCTCGTTACAACACCCGTTAAATTAACGCGACCAAATTCAATTTGTTTTGGTAGTGGTGGCTTCAAGTCTAACTCGTTAATAACCCAGTCGTATAATGGTTTATTATTTATAAATTCAAACGAACACAGTGAATGGCTAATTCCCTCTATATAATCTTGTATTGGATGAGCGTAGTCATACAGTGGATAAATACACCAGTCAGTCCCTGTACGATAGTGTGGTGTATAGGATATGCGATAAATGACAGGATCTCTTAAACTCATGTTAGGACTTTCCATATCTATTTTCGCTCTTAAGATTCGTTCACCTTCTTTGAAATGACCTTCTTTCATCTTGAAAAACAGATCAAGATTTTCTTCTATTGAGCGATTTCGATAAGGACTATTTCTTCCCTTTGATGTCAGGGTTCCTCTATACTCTCTTATTTCACCTGAACTTAAATCACATACATATGCGCTCCCTTTTTTAATTAAGTAAACAGCATAGTCAAACAGTTGATCACTATAATCAGACCCAAAGAACAACCTATCTTCAAAATCAAATCCGAGCCACTTCATATCTTCAATAATTGCATTCACATATTCATAGTCTTCCTTTTTAGGATTCGTATCGTCAAAACGAAGATTAAATTTCCCACCTAGTTTCTTAGCCATTTGATAACTAGTATTTATTGCAAAAGCACTACCTATATGAAGATAACCATTTGGTTCAGGTGGAAATCGGGTATGAATTTCTTCATATACTCCATCATCTAGGTCAGCTTTAGCTAATCGTTCTAAATAGTTTACATTAATATCTATCATGTGTGATACCTCCATTTTTTATTTTACTTCAAACTTCAAAATCAAGCTAAATGCACTGGTAAATTTGAAGTGAATTATAATTCTTAAGGTTTACAATTGCCCCATAAAAATCACATCCTTATTTTTTATAACTTCTTTGCACTAACTTTATAAAAACAAAAAAACCCTCATCCTTAAGACGTATATGCCTTAGGGACGAGAGTTATCATCGTGGTACCACCCATTTTTATTAATATGTCACCATATTAACCTTTTCAGGTACTTGTTATAAACAGATACCCTAGTTCTTTAACGTGAACAAACGTCATAGCATCACTCTTTAGATAAAGAGATCCGTATGAAGCTCAGAGGCTTGTTTCAATAAGTCCTACTTTACTCCTTTTCAGCACCCGGAGCTCTCTTTAAAAGATTGTACTTACCTACTCTTCTCATCAACGCTATTTGTAATTTTATATTTGTTTTTATTTATTATATACATTATAGTGATACACAATACCAAAGTCAATACATTATTCATATAGACATTATAATTTATATACTACCTATTTAATATATTCCTTATTTTAAAAGCACTTTTGAATAATGAATTAATTTAAGTTGAAGAAATTTGCAGGATTTTTAGTTAAAATTTTATTGATTACCGTTTTAGATACACCACGTTGTTCACAGTAGGACATGAAATCGGTCAGTATACTTGTACAGGGATTCATTAAACCTTTTTCATTAATCTCCTCTAAGAAATCATAATCCTGAGATAATAAAATTTTATGTGTATAATTGTTCTGAATAAGTTCATTTAACACCATAAAATACCGTTTATAGTTCTCTGGCCTAATCTGGTCTAAACCTAACCATATTCCCTTTTTCATTGCGTAATGTATCACTTCTAAATTAGGTTCATCTTCGTGAGCGATGTGAGCCCAGAGAAAGCGATCATAATTTGCATGTTCATCCTCTATTATTTTAAAGGCAACTTGGGCTGTTTCAGCTTCTAATAGATGGCAATGAACGGGTAACCCCGTTTGTTTACTTGCCCGTATAGCTGCACGTAATATTTTTTCATCAGTAGGTTCCAAAACACCTGGACCACAATCATCGCCTAACAATACTTTTATCTGGTTAGGTTTTATCACTACATCACCAATGATGTCTAAGCCTTCTTTAAAATCTCTCACCCAAAGACTTACTAATTCATCTGGATTAAACGTTTTATGCACCTCATAGACACTTCTAGTGAACGGAAGTCCTGTGCTAGCAATCATATGAATTCCTGTTGCATCGGATAGTTTTTTCATAAGTAGTAAATTTTGACCACCTCTAGGTGGCGATGCCTCTACAATCGCTCTACACCCTAATTCGTACAGTCTATTAAATAAGGGTAGTATTTTTTGAAAGGCAGCCTCAGTATAATGTTGATCATAGGTTTTATAAAAGTAGTTAAATGTTGCATATCGAGAATCCCAAGCTAAATGTTCATGAGATAAACATAATCCTAATTCTTCTTTTTCTATCACGCCATTTACCGTATAAATCATACTCTCACCTCTACATTCAATACGTTATTAAGGAAAAATACTCCTACAAAGTCTGTAGGTTAATATAATAAAATGAAATCAATCTTGTCAGTTACTATCCTCAACATGTACTAACAATTAGTGCCTAATTTGATTTACTATACCGCAGTAAATATGATTGATTTTACTCTTCCACCTATTAGCTCAAATCCTTTAATTTCATTTTTTTCCAGGATTATTTTAAATGTTGCCCCATTTTCATTGACAAACGTATGTTGCTTTAACTCATAAAGTAATGACTTACCGTTTCTGCCATGAGTCAGATATAAAAGTCCATCTTCTTTAGTAATAGTATAAGTTGTTGCGAGTTCTTTGCTTTCATATTGACCCTCATATATACAACCCTCTAACTCTTCCTTATATGGTTGTAATTTTTTTAGATCAAATAGTTGCTCATTAATCTTCAGGCAACACTTCTCTCCAAAAAATAACTCCCAGTCATTAGACAGTTTATAACAATTCCCTAATTGATGATAAAGCGGAATTTTACCATATTGATTAACTTCATAGAGGTTTCCATCTAAAGCACTGAACTTAAATGTAATTCGGTAACCATTTAAGTCCACCATATAAAAACCGGGAACTGAGTTGTAATCAAGGTCCTCTCTATAATATGCTTCATCAGGACCAAATTTACATTCCTCTTTCTTATTTTCAAATCCTAAAACAATGTTTGCAATCTGATAAGCTGCTTTATTTAGTGGAATATTTGTTGTATTAGAAAAAATGATTATATCTAGGTCATCTTCTATAAATCTAAAAATCTGACTTCTAAACGCTGCATCTGAACCACCATGTTCAATATATGGATGACCTTGATGATCACCAACCATCAATCCTCCTGCGTAAACACTCTTTTTTCCATCCTTTAACTCAGGCGTTTCAAGCATCGCATTAATTGTTTCACTAGTACAAATAGTTGGTTTCTTAAACTGTTCCATCCATTTTAAAAAGTCATCAGCAGTTGTATTGAGAGAAGTCGCTCCATATGTACCATAGTTTAGTACTTTTCTAATTAGTTGTCCTGTACCTACCTCAGAATAAGAATCGGCTCTGTTCTTAACAATTTTCCAATACGCAACCTTGAACTGTGTCTGATTCATTTCTAAAGGCTTAAAAATTCTTTGTCTAGCAAACTGATCAAATTTTTGACCTGACACTCTCTCTACAACCTCAGCTAACAATGTAAAATTTGAATTACTATACATGTATTGTGAAAGCGGCTCAAAATTCAGTGTTTTCTGTCTACCAATCATTGACAATGCATCCTCTTGTGTAATTGTATCCCTAAGTCGAACGCCTGATAAACTAAGCAACTCCCACTGATCCCGTATCCCACTCACATTATTCATCATATTACGAATGGTCACAGGCTCATTAAATTGAATGAGATCAGGTAAATACTTCCTTACATCATCATCAATATCTATAGTACCCTCCTCAGCTAATAACAAAATACTCATCACCGTGATCTGCTTAGATACTGATGCTACATGAAATACTGTGTCATCTTGAACAGGGACTTGATGTTCAAGATTTGCAAAGCCAAAGTTTTTACTATAAATGATTTCTCCTTTCTTTCTAACACGAATCTGTCCTCCCGGACATACCCCCTCTGTCCACCTTGAAAAAATTGCATCTATTCTTTTTTCTATACATTTTTCCAATTGAAAATCCCCTCTCTATTTAACACTTGATTAATATTATACTATAGCAACCCAACTTTTCCAATATTTTACATATATAAAATTAAATGCTATCATTAAACAAATATTAGTTAAAATTGGAGGCTATTACATGATCTTTAGAAAGGCAAGTACAAAAGACTTACCTAGTCTTGCAGAACTTAGGTGGGATTTTCATTTTGAAGACCACCAACCGGAACCTAAAGTATCAAAAGAAGTATTTATAAATGAGTTTACAGAATATCTAGAAAATAGCTTAAATACAGGTAAGTGGACAGTCTTTATTGCAGAAGATAATGGTTTCATTATATCTCATATCTATATTAGAAAAATTGACAAAGTTCCCAAACCAGGATCCATACATAGGGAATATGGGTATGTTACTAACGTCTACACAAAACCAGCCTATCGAAATCAAGGTATTGGTAATAAACTAATTCAGCGTGTACGTAATTTTGCAGGTTCCGAACATTTTGAATTTTTAATTGTTTGGCCTAGTAACAGAGCCATTAATTTTTACGAAAAAGCTGGATTTAAAATACACAATGAAATAATGGAATTTCGATTTGATTAAATAACACATAGTAGACTTAAATACCCTGTTTTTTCATATTTGCTAATAATTATTATTCATAAAGTTACATTTTTAACCAAAAGTTAAGGCATAATATGAAAATACATGTTAAAATTTGAAATGGTGCAAAAACTAATATAAATAAAACATACCTGAGCAGGACTTTAATGAGGTGAGAATGATGAGTAACGAAGTTATATATAAAGAAATTAAAAGAATTTTAAATCAATATGGAGTTAATATCCAACCAGTAGATTTGAAAGAGCTTTTTTTGCTTGATCTATTTGCAAACAAAGATACTTTATATAGGTATGCGTGGATTGGCGACAAGGTAATTGATATGGTGCTTGCAATTTATTCACCCAAACTATTTAATGAGGAATATACTAATAATCAGTTAAGTAGAATGTCAAAAGACTATTGCACGAACAATCACTTTGAATATCAATTGAAAAAGATGGGCCTGGTAAAGTATATTAAGACAACCAATTTAAAGGATATCGAAACGGTTTTTGAAGCATTAATCTATATCATCTACCGAGACGGAAATGAACAGGCTGTACTTAACTTTTTAAACAAGATCGACTTTTTTAAAAAAGAAGAATTTACGATTGAAATATTGAAATTGGACGACACCTTTACACGCTACTTAGTGGATGCTATAGAGGATATTGAATCAATTCTTCAACATGTTAAATATGAGAACTCAGTCAAAAAGTTTCAAATTATATTTAGCATCTATAAAAAAACGATTGAGCTAGCATTTTATAAATTTATTTCTAAAGATATTGAACGATTCGAATTTAAGGAAATGTTTGAAAGTGTTGTTCGAAATATAGGATTAGGAAGTAATTTAAAAAAGAGAAATATTTATTTTATATTAGAAATTGGTGAAATTATAGAACGGTTAAGTAATGGGATTAATAAAAATGAAAAAAGACTTGAAATGTTTATCGAACCAGATAAGATACAGGTATATGTTGAAAAAATAATACTTCCTGTTCTAGTTCAAATGAAATCACTAACGAAACAGTAATACATCTCAAAACACAATAAGTAAAACATAGAAAACCTCCTGTAGATTAAATTCTACAGGAGGTTTTTACTTGTCATTATTCTCTATCAAATTATATAGCCTTTTACTCAACTCTACAAATTCCAATACCAAATAGTTTTCTAGTAGCAAAATATACAAACATTACTACTAATCTATTGCTAAACCCTTCTCACTAAATCCAACCACCTATGAGTATTAAAGGACTAGTTAAACACTTTTAGGTGCTATAGATAACACTTCACAGTCTCAAAATAATATTTATATCCATCGATTAAACCATTTCTAATAAATGTGATTTATAACTTTTTTATAAGTTGGTAGAACATAATTGTTTAAACAATTTAAAAAACGCTCAAAATATAAGCAATAAAATATAGGAGATGATTTTATGAAACTTTATTATTCAATTCATTTTTTTATAGCAGCACTAATTCAATTATTAGTGATTCTAATTGCAGAGTTATTGACTTTCACACGTCTAAACATTAATTTTTCTTTGTTTAATATCATCGTATTTTTATTTATGGGTCAAGTCTGTGGCTATGCACTACTATGGGTATATCAAAACTTAAAATTAGATAAAATTGCTACTGTTACTATTATATTAATATTCACATTAATAAACTGGAGTTTATTTACCTCTATAAATGTGATGATCAATCAATTAGAAAACCCCTTCACTGTCGGTTTTCTTTCCATCATTATTCCTTTTATTGCATTTTTAGTCTATGGTGCGTATATAACTTTTGTAATAAGAGACAGACACAATTAAGGAAGACCTTAGACTTAATAAAATAGATTAACAGAGTGCCTAGTGTGTTATGTGGAACTCTGTTTTT
Above is a window of Haloplasma contractile SSD-17B DNA encoding:
- a CDS encoding glutamine--tRNA ligase/YqeY domain fusion protein, which translates into the protein MIDINVNYLERLAKADLDDGVYEEIHTRFPPEPNGYLHIGSAFAINTSYQMAKKLGGKFNLRFDDTNPKKEDYEYVNAIIEDMKWLGFDFEDRLFFGSDYSDQLFDYAVYLIKKGSAYVCDLSSGEIREYRGTLTSKGRNSPYRNRSIEENLDLFFKMKEGHFKEGERILRAKIDMESPNMSLRDPVIYRISYTPHYRTGTDWCIYPLYDYAHPIQDYIEGISHSLCSFEFINNKPLYDWVINELDLKPPLPKQIEFGRVNLTGVVTSKRHLRTLVEHKIVDGWDDPRLATLQGLRRRGYTKDAILKFLNEVGVSKGKSMIDFSMLEQTLRQDLKPKVPAIMSVLSPLKVVITNLPDDYKEYLDATNNPSNSELGSRRIPFTKTLFIERDDFSEHPPKKFKRLVQGKEVRLKHAYFIKCNEVIKDENGKVIELHCTYDKETKSGTGFTGRKVKGTIHWVSEDYGVKSEVRIYNDLFSDLPDSDNILDIINPNSVEINKAVIEPAILDFDHFTHFQFIRHGYFVKDSKLSVTNNDLLVFNRSVSLKSSYKKK
- a CDS encoding phosphotriesterase family protein, which produces MIYTVNGVIEKEELGLCLSHEHLAWDSRYATFNYFYKTYDQHYTEAAFQKILPLFNRLYELGCRAIVEASPPRGGQNLLLMKKLSDATGIHMIASTGLPFTRSVYEVHKTFNPDELVSLWVRDFKEGLDIIGDVVIKPNQIKVLLGDDCGPGVLEPTDEKILRAAIRASKQTGLPVHCHLLEAETAQVAFKIIEDEHANYDRFLWAHIAHEDEPNLEVIHYAMKKGIWLGLDQIRPENYKRYFMVLNELIQNNYTHKILLSQDYDFLEEINEKGLMNPCTSILTDFMSYCEQRGVSKTVINKILTKNPANFFNLN
- a CDS encoding serine hydrolase domain-containing protein, with product MEKCIEKRIDAIFSRWTEGVCPGGQIRVRKKGEIIYSKNFGFANLEHQVPVQDDTVFHVASVSKQITVMSILLLAEEGTIDIDDDVRKYLPDLIQFNEPVTIRNMMNNVSGIRDQWELLSLSGVRLRDTITQEDALSMIGRQKTLNFEPLSQYMYSNSNFTLLAEVVERVSGQKFDQFARQRIFKPLEMNQTQFKVAYWKIVKNRADSYSEVGTGQLIRKVLNYGTYGATSLNTTADDFLKWMEQFKKPTICTSETINAMLETPELKDGKKSVYAGGLMVGDHQGHPYIEHGGSDAAFRSQIFRFIEDDLDIIIFSNTTNIPLNKAAYQIANIVLGFENKKEECKFGPDEAYYREDLDYNSVPGFYMVDLNGYRITFKFSALDGNLYEVNQYGKIPLYHQLGNCYKLSNDWELFFGEKCCLKINEQLFDLKKLQPYKEELEGCIYEGQYESKELATTYTITKEDGLLYLTHGRNGKSLLYELKQHTFVNENGATFKIILEKNEIKGFELIGGRVKSIIFTAV
- a CDS encoding GNAT family N-acetyltransferase, whose protein sequence is MIFRKASTKDLPSLAELRWDFHFEDHQPEPKVSKEVFINEFTEYLENSLNTGKWTVFIAEDNGFIISHIYIRKIDKVPKPGSIHREYGYVTNVYTKPAYRNQGIGNKLIQRVRNFAGSEHFEFLIVWPSNRAINFYEKAGFKIHNEIMEFRFD
- a CDS encoding ribonuclease III domain-containing protein produces the protein MSNEVIYKEIKRILNQYGVNIQPVDLKELFLLDLFANKDTLYRYAWIGDKVIDMVLAIYSPKLFNEEYTNNQLSRMSKDYCTNNHFEYQLKKMGLVKYIKTTNLKDIETVFEALIYIIYRDGNEQAVLNFLNKIDFFKKEEFTIEILKLDDTFTRYLVDAIEDIESILQHVKYENSVKKFQIIFSIYKKTIELAFYKFISKDIERFEFKEMFESVVRNIGLGSNLKKRNIYFILEIGEIIERLSNGINKNEKRLEMFIEPDKIQVYVEKIILPVLVQMKSLTKQ